The following proteins are encoded in a genomic region of Musa acuminata AAA Group cultivar baxijiao chromosome BXJ2-11, Cavendish_Baxijiao_AAA, whole genome shotgun sequence:
- the LOC135626513 gene encoding translocase of chloroplast 101, chloroplastic-like, with the protein MENGAGAAKDECRPGQMGLEMAAENGDSQQELAGGADGGPPKSEDGSKDLGENEVFEEAMEPPQHSVHDSHVGMVIEPEGVVEPADLRVGEKNLEVEMVGSEGYIDSTDAAGHDQRPDEQEMIGLVKLDGAPGVEGNGQEDSVSFHKLDASTGSQHTDQSSEEQVAVESEEGMPACDESDGELGKGEDEKEFMLGKLNSVVPDSKDGKGMDEVTNGSSEIVNDREITVGDGNTELVGKKSEIEEPERVRLDGLADLLDEGSENGQSLEVTSDECGADNDAESHQVSTQQMKDISAQSLAVSEEPSKVPQLKDNSAEDNYGFATNGHAAVQKEGGSFATNGHATMEKQDGSSCSHVTSAANDSYVKDDKAVMHETTKKLQKESVENLGHLSSTSSDNKKSSSPSALPSTLNHENSGGPGLSSRPAGLGSSAPLLEPSVRSLQQPRTNGSAPRRVSQPSEEPPNDDGEENDETREKLQMIRVKFLRLAHRLGQTPHNVVVAQVLYRLGLAEQLKRNTNRPGVFSFDRASIVAEQLEAAGLETLDFSCTIMVIGKTGVGKSATINSIFDEVKLPTDAFQVGTKKVQEVVGMVQGIKVRVIDTPGLFSSSLDQNRNEKTLHSVKRFINKTPPDIVLYFDRLDMQSRDYGDAPLLRTITDIFGASIWFNAIVVLTHAASAPPDGPNGSPLTYEMFVTQRSHVVQQAIRQAAGDVRLMNPVSLVENHSACRMNRAGQRVLPNGQVWKPQLLLLSFASKILAEANMLLKLQDGPPGRTFGSRPRVPPLPFLLSSLLQSRPPPKLPEEQLGDDDNLDEDLGEISDSDEGSDYDELPPFKPLTKSQVAKLSKAQKKAYFEELDYRERLFYKKQLKEEKRRRKLMKKMADMATDIPNEHTNGDVEEEASGPASVPVPMPDFVLPNSFDSDNPTHRYRFLDSSSQWLVRPVLDSQGWDHDIGYEGLNVERVFVIKDKMPLSVSGQLTKDKKECSLQMEVASSIKHSESKSTSLCLDMQTVGKDVAYTLRGDTRFKNFRRNNTAAGVSVTVLGDSLSAGLKFEDKLMISQRLRVLMSGGAMTGRGDVAYGGRLEATLRDKDYPIRQALSTLQLSIMDWHGDLTLGCNVQSQLPLDRGTNLIGHANLSNKGTGQIGIRLNSSEHFQIVLLALFPIIRNVQKILFSSSQSM; encoded by the coding sequence ATGGAAAACGGGGCGGGTGCTGCGAAAGATGAGTGCCGGCCGGGGCAGATGGGGCTGGAGATGGCGGCGGAAAATGGGGATTCGCAGCAGGAATTAGCGGGCGGCGCTGATGGCGGTCCTCCGAAATCGGAGGATGGATCGAAGGATTTGGGAGAAAATGAGGTCTTTGAGGAGGCGATGGAGCCCCCGCAGCACTCGGTTCATGATTCGCACGTTGGTATGGTGATTGAGCCTGAAGGGGTGGTTGAGCCGGCAGATCTACGGGTGGGTGAAAAGAATCTCGAAGTGGAAATGGTTGGTTCTGAGGGATACATTGATTCAACAGATGCTGCAGGACACGATCAGAGACCCGACGAGCAAGAAATGATCGGTCTTGTAAAGCTCGATGGGGCTCCTGGTGTTGAAGGTAATGGTCAGGAAGATTCAGTTTCTTTTCACAAGCTTGATGCGTCGACTGGTAGCCAGCATACTGATCAGAGTTCTGAAGAACAGGTGGCTGTTGAATCTGAGGAAGGGATGCCAGCTTGTGATGAGTCAGATGGTGAACTTGGAAAAGGGGAAGATGAAAAAGAGTTCATGCTTGGCAAATTAAATTCTGTGGTTCCAGATAGTAAGGATGGCAAAGGGATGGATGAAGTTACAAATGGATCTTCTGAGATTGTGAATGACAGGGAAATTACTGTCGGTGATGGCAACACGGAATTGGTTGGTAAGAAATCTGAGATTGAGGAGCCTGAGAGGGTGAGATTAGATGGGCTGGCTGATCTTCTTGATGAAGGTTCTGAAAATGGACAGTCCCTTGAAGTGACTTCTGATGAGTGTGGGGCAGATAATGATGCGGAATCACATCAGGTTTCGACACAACAGATGAAGGATATATCAGCTCAGTCATTAGCTGTTTCTGAAGAGCCGTCAAAAGTTCCCCAGCTGAAAGATAACAGTGCAGAAGATAACTATGGTTTTGCAACTAATGGACATGCTGCTGTGCAAAAAGAAGGTGGTAGCTTTGCAACTAATGGACATGCTACCATGGAAAAACAAGATGGATCATCCTGCTCTCATGTTACTAGTGCAGCTAATGATTCTTATGTAAAAGACGATAAGGCTGTCATGCATGAAACTACCAAGAAACTTCAAAAGGAATCTGTTGAAAATCTAGGCCATTTGAGTTCTACAAGTAGTGACAACAAGAAAAGTTCTAGCCCATCCGCATTGCCTTCAACTTTGAATCATGAGAACTCGGGAGGCCCTGGCTTGTCATCTCGTCCTGCTGGCCTTGGCTCCTCTGCTCCTTTACTGGAGCCTTCTGTCCGTTCTCTTCAGCAACCTAGGACTAATGGCTCTGCTCCACGGAGGGTCTCTCAGCCATCTGAAGAGCCACCAAATGATGATGGAGAGGAGAATGATGAGACACGCGAGAAGCTTCAGATGATTCGGGTTAAGTTTCTTCGTTTGGCTCATAGGCTTGGGCAAACACCTCATAATGTAGTAGTTGCCCAGGTTCTATACAGGCTAGGTCTGGCTGAACAGCTTAAGAGAAACACAAACCGGCCAGGTGTATTCAGCTTTGATCGGGCTAGTATTGTGGCAGAACAACTTGAGGCTGCTGGCCTGGAGACTCTGGACTTCTCTTGTACAATAATGGTCATTGGAAAAACAGGGGTTGGCAAGAGTGCTACCATCAATTCAATATTTGATGAAGTTAAGTTGCCAACGGATGCCTTCCAGGTGGGGACAAAGAAGGTCCAGGAAGTAGTGGGCATGGTTCAGGGGATCAAGGTTAGGGTTATTGACACTCCtggtctcttctcttcctctttggaTCAGAATCGAAACGAGAAAACACTTCATTCTGTCAAGAGGTTTATCAATAAGACTCCTCCAGATATTGTTCTTTACTTTGATCGGTTGGACATGCAGAGTAGGGATTATGGGGATGCTCCACTTCTGCGGACCATCACTGACATATTTGGAGCATCCATTTGGTTTAATGCAATTGTTGTTCTAACACATGCTGCTTCTGCTCCTCCAGATGGCCCAAATGGTAGTCCGTTGACTTATGAGATGTTTGTGACTCAGAGGTCTCATGTGGTTCAGCAAGCAATCCGACAAGCTGCCGGGGATGTACGGCTCATGAACCCAGTTTCCTTGGTCGAGAATCACTCTGCTTGTAGGATGAATAGGGCTGGCCAGAGAGTACTACCAAATGGCCAGGTTTGGAAACCACAGTTGCTGTTACTGTCATTTGCTTCCAAAATTTTGGCAGAGGCTAACATGCTCCTGAAGTTGCAGGATGGTCCTCCCGGTAGGACATTTGGTTCTCGTCCGAGAGTTCCTCCATTACCCTTTCTTTTGTCTTCTCTTCTACAGTCAAGACCCCCGCCTAAATTGCCAGAAGAACAACTTGGTGATGATGACAACTTGGATGAGGATTTGGGTGAGATATCTGATTCCGATGAGGGCTCAGATTATGATGAGTTGCCACCTTTTAAGCCTCTCACTAAGTCCCAAGTGGCAAAGCTGAGCAAAGCACAGAAGAAGGCATATTTTGAGGAACTAGATTATAGAGAAAGGCTCTTCTATAAGAAACAGTTGAAAGAGGAGAAGAGGCGCCGGAAACTCATGAAGAAAATGGCAGATATGGCTACGGATATACCAAATGAGCACACCAATGGGGATGTTGAAGAAGAAGCCAGTGGCCCTGCATCTGTGCCAGTACCTATGCCAGATTTTGTGCTTCCCAATTCTTTTGATTCGGATAATCCTACTCACCGTTATAGATTTCTGGATTCTTCCAGCCAATGGCTTGTCAGGCCTGTGCTAGATTCCCAGGGCTGGGATCATGATATTGGTTACGAAGGTTTGAATGTGGAAAGAGTATTTGTTATCAAAGATAAAATGCCACTATCAGTTTCTGGCCAGCTGACAAAGGATAAGAAGGAGTGCTCTCTCCAAATGGAGGTGGCAAGTTCAATCAAGCATAGTGAATCAAAATCCACTTCTTTATGTCTGGATATGCAGACTGTTGGGAAGGATGTTGCGTACACATTACGTGGTGACACAAGGTTTAAAAATTTCAGGCGGAACAATACAGCTGCAGGAGTTTCAGTAACCGTCCTTGGGGATTCATTGTCAGCTGGCCTGAAGTTTGAAGATAAGTTGATGATTAGCCAAAGACTTAGAGTACTCATGAGTGGAGGTGCTATGACAGGTAGAGGCGATGTAGCTTATGGGGGCCGTCTCGAGGCAACTTTAAGGGACAAAGATTATCCTATAAGACAGGCTCTGTCCACTCTTCAACTGTCTATTATGGATTGGCATGGAGACCTCACACTTGGTTGCAATGTTCAATCTCAACTCCCCTTGGACAGAGGAACTAATCTAATTGGTCATGCAAACTTGAGCAACAAAGGAACTGGTCAAATTGGTATTCGTTTGAATAGCTCAGAACATTTTCAAATAGTTTTGCTTGCCCTTTTTCCCATAATAAGGAATGTCCAGAAGATATTATTTAGTTCTTCTCAGTCTATGTAA